Proteins found in one Sphingobium sp. V4 genomic segment:
- a CDS encoding DUF4163 domain-containing protein yields MRGGGLLSAAVLALGACSPAQDVAADNAAANVAATRFADRMAGAPPPAPPAEPFEEEEKTDFLEFAYAYPAQAAAIPFLVDKFGKEAASSKADALKMAREDSASAKRSGYPFRPHSLETRWTVAADTPRFLSLQSQTYVYTGGAHGMTGYDGLLWDKARKRETSIKAVMTTPAAFAAAIRDRFCAELDNQRAEKRGAPVVRGDDDFTQCIDPMEQLLVPASKDGKLIDAVVVVIGPYSAGPYAEGSYEVRLPVDAAMRGAIKTEYQDGFIAAR; encoded by the coding sequence ATGCGGGGCGGGGGGCTGCTATCGGCGGCGGTGCTGGCGCTTGGCGCCTGTTCCCCCGCGCAGGACGTCGCGGCGGACAATGCAGCAGCCAATGTCGCGGCCACCCGCTTTGCCGACCGCATGGCGGGCGCGCCACCCCCGGCGCCGCCTGCCGAACCCTTCGAGGAGGAGGAAAAGACCGACTTTCTCGAATTTGCCTACGCCTATCCGGCGCAGGCGGCGGCGATCCCTTTCCTGGTCGATAAATTCGGCAAGGAAGCGGCGTCGTCCAAGGCGGATGCGCTGAAAATGGCGCGGGAGGACAGCGCGTCGGCGAAACGATCGGGCTACCCCTTCCGTCCGCACAGCCTGGAAACACGATGGACCGTCGCGGCCGATACGCCGCGCTTTCTGTCGCTCCAGTCGCAGACCTATGTCTATACCGGCGGCGCGCATGGCATGACCGGTTATGACGGGCTGCTGTGGGACAAGGCGCGCAAGCGGGAAACCAGTATCAAGGCGGTGATGACCACCCCGGCCGCCTTTGCCGCCGCGATCAGGGATCGATTCTGCGCCGAACTGGACAATCAGCGCGCGGAAAAGCGCGGTGCGCCGGTGGTGCGCGGGGACGACGACTTCACCCAGTGCATCGATCCGATGGAGCAACTGCTGGTGCCCGCATCGAAGGACGGCAAGCTGATCGACGCCGTGGTGGTGGTGATCGGCCCCTACAGCGCAGGTCCCTATGCGGAGGGCAGCTATGAGGTGCGGCTGCCGGTCGATGCGGCGATGCGCGGGGCGATCAAGACCGAATATCAGGACGGCTTCATCGCGGCACGATGA
- the rimO gene encoding 30S ribosomal protein S12 methylthiotransferase RimO has protein sequence MCAPIMATKIPEAPKVGMVSLGCPKNLVDSERILTKLRSDGYQMSADYAGADVVLVNTCGFLDSAKEESLEAIGEAIAENGRVIVTGCMGDEAALIRAKFPQVLAVTGAHQYEQVVNAVHDASPPIPNAFVDLVPEGGLKLTPRHYSYLKISEGCNHRCSFCIIPSIRGDLVSRRVDAVLREAEKLVHAGTKELLVISQDTSAYGVDTRHETRQWKGHEVRAHMTDLARELGQLRTAEGQAPWVRLHYVYPYPHVDQVIPLMAEGLLTPYLDIPFQHAAPSVLKAMKRPANEAKVLDRIRKWRDICPDIAIRSSFVVGFPGETEADFQYLLDWLDEAQLDRVGAFRFEPVEGAAANDLPGAVPEEVKEERYQRIMEKTAAISAAKLQAKVGRVLPVILDEVGEPDEDDGSIGATARSQADAPEIDGNVFLRDVGEGRKPGDIFDVMIEDADEHDLYGVPVDSIA, from the coding sequence ATGTGCGCGCCAATCATGGCAACCAAAATTCCCGAAGCGCCGAAAGTCGGCATGGTGTCGCTCGGCTGTCCCAAAAATCTGGTGGACAGCGAACGCATCCTCACCAAGCTGCGCTCCGACGGCTATCAGATGTCCGCCGACTATGCCGGCGCCGATGTCGTGCTGGTCAACACCTGCGGCTTCCTCGATTCCGCCAAGGAGGAGTCGCTGGAGGCGATCGGCGAGGCGATCGCGGAAAATGGCCGCGTGATCGTCACCGGCTGCATGGGCGATGAAGCCGCGTTGATCCGCGCCAAATTCCCGCAGGTGCTGGCCGTCACCGGGGCGCATCAATATGAGCAGGTGGTCAATGCGGTGCATGACGCATCGCCGCCCATCCCCAACGCCTTCGTCGACCTGGTGCCCGAAGGCGGGCTGAAACTGACCCCCCGCCACTACAGCTATCTGAAGATCAGCGAAGGCTGCAACCATCGCTGCTCCTTCTGCATCATCCCTTCGATCCGCGGCGACCTCGTCAGCCGCCGCGTCGACGCCGTGTTGCGCGAGGCGGAGAAGCTGGTCCATGCCGGCACGAAGGAACTGCTGGTCATCAGCCAGGACACGTCGGCCTATGGCGTCGACACGCGCCACGAGACGCGCCAGTGGAAGGGCCATGAAGTCCGCGCCCACATGACCGACCTCGCCCGCGAACTGGGCCAGCTCCGCACGGCGGAGGGCCAGGCGCCCTGGGTTCGGCTGCACTATGTCTACCCCTATCCCCATGTCGATCAGGTCATTCCGCTGATGGCCGAAGGGCTGCTGACGCCCTATCTCGACATTCCCTTCCAGCATGCCGCGCCGAGCGTGCTCAAGGCGATGAAGCGCCCCGCCAATGAAGCCAAGGTGCTGGACCGCATCCGCAAGTGGCGTGACATCTGCCCCGACATCGCGATCCGCTCCAGCTTCGTCGTTGGCTTCCCCGGCGAGACCGAGGCGGACTTCCAATATCTGCTCGACTGGCTGGACGAGGCGCAGCTCGACCGCGTCGGCGCCTTCCGCTTCGAACCGGTCGAAGGCGCTGCCGCCAATGATCTGCCCGGCGCCGTGCCCGAAGAGGTCAAGGAAGAACGCTATCAGCGGATCATGGAAAAGACCGCCGCGATCAGCGCCGCCAAGTTGCAGGCGAAGGTGGGCCGCGTCCTGCCCGTCATCCTCGACGAGGTCGGCGAACCGGACGAAGACGATGGCAGCATCGGCGCGACCGCACGCAGCCAGGCCGACGCGCCGGAAATCGACGGCAATGTCTTCCTGCGCGACGTGGGCGAAGGGCGGAAGCCCGGCGACATCTTCGACGTCATGATCGAGGATGCCGACGAGCATGACCTCTACGGCGTGCCGGTGGACAGCATCGCGTAA
- a CDS encoding beta/gamma crystallin-related protein, with product MPRRAVLASCLVIASGLAAPAPAQDKSVPEAIIYRDPGYRGPAAAQSRADPDLRLAWPVHSVRVQRGTWELCSLPNFRGTCFATSQSLAIIGNRLGFGNRLGSIRPALPDGGPGGEWGGGNLAPGTGRSLRGMAAQFYPDPTLRGKRVLACPQGAATSACAARSADEFCSRSGWTAAAREAMETVNRRVYLADVLCSRTGR from the coding sequence ATGCCCCGTCGTGCCGTCCTTGCGTCCTGCCTTGTCATCGCGTCCGGCCTTGCCGCGCCCGCCCCGGCGCAGGACAAGAGCGTGCCCGAAGCGATCATCTACCGCGATCCGGGCTATCGCGGGCCTGCCGCGGCCCAGTCCCGCGCCGATCCCGACCTTCGCCTCGCCTGGCCGGTCCACAGCGTGCGCGTGCAACGCGGGACGTGGGAACTGTGCAGCCTGCCCAATTTCCGCGGCACCTGCTTCGCTACCAGCCAGAGCCTTGCGATCATCGGCAACCGGCTGGGCTTCGGCAATCGCCTCGGCTCGATCCGCCCGGCCCTGCCCGACGGCGGACCAGGTGGCGAATGGGGCGGCGGCAATCTGGCACCGGGGACCGGCCGGTCGCTGAGGGGGATGGCGGCGCAATTCTATCCGGATCCGACCTTGCGCGGGAAACGCGTCCTCGCCTGCCCACAGGGCGCGGCGACGAGCGCCTGCGCTGCACGGTCGGCCGACGAATTCTGCTCACGCTCGGGCTGGACCGCCGCCGCACGGGAAGCGATGGAGACGGTCAACCGCCGCGTGTACCTGGCCGACGTGCTGTGCAGCCGGACGGGCCGATAG
- a CDS encoding NAD-binding protein: MRIHRPPASSPTAGFLRRRSSMPMWLDLTWRVGLVFGLIALVLLLHWVGRDGLKDNHDDQISFIDVLYFTTVTVTTVGYGDIVPVTPEARLFESLVVTPIRLFVWLIFLGTAYNLFFRNIIYRWRMARIQADLHNHIIVTGFGTSGQEAVHELLARGTDPREIVVIDGSEKALALAEELGCNILCGDSTRDRTLKDVAIHRARSMIVSAGRDDTSILITLTARHLAPRLPISIVVRNEDNELPARQAGATTVINPVSFAGLLLAGSTSGRHVADYMADLAASGGRVKLNERLVLAEEIGRPLSAIRTGLGVRIYRDDRPIGFWEEEAKRLQTGDVIIEIAQGDDTGTSRPPS, encoded by the coding sequence ATGTGGCTCGACCTGACATGGCGCGTGGGGCTGGTGTTCGGGCTGATCGCGCTGGTGCTGCTGCTCCACTGGGTCGGGCGCGATGGCCTCAAGGATAATCATGACGACCAGATCAGCTTCATCGACGTCCTCTACTTCACGACGGTGACCGTCACGACGGTCGGCTATGGCGACATCGTACCGGTCACGCCCGAAGCGCGGCTGTTCGAATCCCTGGTCGTGACGCCGATCCGCCTGTTCGTCTGGCTCATCTTCCTCGGCACCGCCTATAATCTCTTCTTCCGCAACATCATCTACAGGTGGCGCATGGCACGCATCCAGGCCGATCTGCACAATCACATCATCGTCACCGGGTTCGGCACCAGCGGGCAGGAAGCCGTCCACGAACTGCTGGCCCGCGGCACCGACCCGCGCGAAATCGTCGTCATCGACGGCAGCGAAAAGGCGCTGGCGCTGGCGGAGGAGCTGGGCTGCAACATATTGTGTGGCGATTCGACCCGCGACCGGACGTTGAAGGATGTCGCGATCCACCGGGCGCGCAGCATGATCGTGTCGGCGGGACGCGATGATACCTCCATCCTCATCACGCTGACCGCCCGGCATCTGGCCCCGCGCCTGCCGATCAGCATCGTCGTGCGCAACGAGGATAATGAACTGCCCGCGCGCCAGGCGGGCGCGACCACCGTCATCAACCCGGTCAGCTTCGCCGGGCTGCTGCTGGCGGGCAGCACCAGCGGCAGGCATGTCGCTGATTATATGGCCGACCTCGCAGCATCGGGCGGGCGGGTGAAGCTCAACGAACGGCTGGTCCTGGCGGAGGAGATCGGCCGCCCCCTGTCGGCGATCCGCACCGGCCTGGGCGTTCGCATCTATCGCGACGACCGCCCCATCGGTTTCTGGGAGGAGGAGGCAAAGCGGCTCCAGACCGGAGACGTCATCATCGAAATCGCGCAGGGCGACGATACCGGAACCAGCCGCCCGCCGAGCTGA